A stretch of DNA from Deinococcus aerolatus:
GACGCCTTTCTGGTGCTGACCAGCACGCATTCCAGCAACGGCATGCGGCTGCTGGAACTGGCCGCCGAGACGTGCGGCCGGGCCGAGCGGCTCGAGACCGTGGATGATCTGGCGGAGCTGGACCTGGGCGGCGTCCAGGCCATCGGCATCACCAGCGCCGCCAGCACCCCCGACGACCTGGTGCAGGCGGTGGTGGCCCACTTCCGCGCCCAGAACCCGCAGTTGCAGGTGATCGAGGAGGGCGAGTGGGAGAACATCGAGTTCCGCGAGCCGAAGAAGATCCTGGCCAGCCAGCCGCTGCCGCGCACGATGGGCTGAGCCGAATGGGGACAGGGTCTGAAGGTCTGGGCGCCCGCCCGCCGTCCTTTGCTCTAGCATGCCCCGCATGAAGGTGCAGGCATGATTGTGGTTAAGGTGGGCGGCAGCGCCGGAATCGATTACGACGCGGTGTGCAGCGATCTGGCGGCGCGCTGGAAGGCAGGCGAACGTCTGATCCTGGTCCACGGCGGCAGCGGTGAGACCAACCGCGTGGCCGAGGCCCTGGGCCACCCGCCCAAGTTCGTGACCAGTCCCAGCGGCTACACCAGCCGCTTCACGGACCGCCAGACCCTTGAAATCTTCGAGATGGTGTACTGCGGCAAGATCAACAAGGGCATCGTCGAGCGGCTACAGCGCCTGGGCGTCAACGCGGTGGGCCTGTCGGGGCTGGACGGACGCATCTTTGAGGGCCGCCACAAGGACAGCGTGCGGGCGGTGGAAAACGGCAAGGTCAAGGTGCTGCGCGGCGACCACACCGGAACGGTGGAGCGGGTCAACACCGGGCTGATCGAGCTGCTGCTCACGGCCGGATACCTGCCGGTGCTCACGCCCCCCGCCAGCAGCTACGAGGGCGTGGCAATCAACGTGGACGGGGACCGCGCCGCCGCCGCGCTGGCCGTGGCCCTGAAGGCCGAGGCGCTGCTGCTGCTGTCCAACGTGCCGGGGCTGCTGCGTGAGTACCCGGACGAAGCCAGCCTGATCCGCCAGATTCCGGCGGGCAACGTGGAAGCGTACCTGGAATTCGCCCAGGACCGCATGAAGAAGAAGGTGCTGGGTGCGGCGGAGGCGGTGGCGGGCGGCGTGCAGCGCGTGATCTTCGGCGACGCCCGCGCCGGGCAGCCCATCACGGCGGCGCTGAACGGGGCCGGGACGGTGGTGTCGTGACTGTGCCGCGCCGCAGCGCAGGAGGGACCATGGACCCGTTGCTGATCACCACCACCAACGAACTCGAGGGGTACCGCGTGACCCGCCAGCTGGGCGTGGTGCGCGGCCTGACCGTGCGCTCGCGCAGCGTGCTGGGCAACCTCGGCGCGTCGCTGCAGACCATGCTGGGCGGCAACATCACCCTGTACAGCGAGCTGGCCGAGAAGGCCCGTCAGGAGGCGTTTGACCTGATGGTTCAGCACGCCCAGGAACGCGGGGCCAACGCCATTCTCGCCATGCGCTACGACGCCAATGAGATCACCGACGGCGTGACCGAGGTGCTGGCCTACGGCACGGCGGCGGTGGTGGAGCCGCGCTGAAGTCCTCCATGACAGGCCCCCGGTCTCAATGAACGCCACCGAACTGCTGACCTATCTGGGCGCCAGAGGCGGCCAGGAATACCGCGTCACTGCCCTACTGCACGTGGGCCGGGGCCGCATGGCCAGTGTGCGCGAGCTGGGCGAGTACCGCCTGAACATGCGCGGCGCAAGCGTGCAGGCCACCGGCCCCAGCGGGCAGACGCGCCTGCTTGACCGGGACGAGTTCCTGGCCGTCTTCGGCAGCTACGCCTTCAGTCCCGCGACACCCACCGGGAAAATGACCGATCTGGGGCCGCTGTTTGGATCCTTCGGGTAAAGGGCGTCCGGAACGCGGACCCTCCATAAGTCTTCCGGATGGGCCGGCATCCGTATCGCCTGCCCCGCCCGCGCCAGACCCGCAAAAAGGGCAGAGGTCACAACCCCCTGCCCACACCTGTCGCGGTCCTGTCCCGCTTACGGCTGCTGCGCCTTGGGGAAGGTGACGTCGCCCAGGTTGACCGTGACCTCGCGGGTCTCACCGCCGCGCTGAACGGTCAGCTGCACGCTGTCGCCCACGCTCTTGCCCAGCACGGCGCTCTGCAGGCTGTTGTCGTCGGAGATCGGCTGGCCGTCGATGGCCGTGATCAGGTCGCCGTCGGTGGAGACCGATGAGGTCTGGCCCGTGGCGGGGTTGGTGAGCTTGATGCGCTCGTTGCTGCCCGCCTGGAGCCTGGCGTTGGCGGCAGGACTGCCCGGCACCACGCTCTGCACCAGCGCGCCGTTTTCCGGCAACCCGGCGGCCTCGCGCTGCTGGGCGCTCAGGCCGCTCACGTCGGTGAAGGTGATGCCCATGCGCGGCGGCTGCACCACGCCGCCCTTGCCCGCCTGCAGCTGGGGCAGCAGTTTCTTGACCGTGTTCACCGGGATGGCAAAGCCCACGCCCGCGCTCTGGCCCGCACCGCCGGTCAGGATCTGGGTGTTCACGCCGATCACCTCGCCCGCACTGTTCAGCAGCGGGCCACCAGAGTTGCCGGGATTGATGGCCGCGTCGGTCTGAATCAGGCTCTGCTTGATGCCCTGCATGCCCACCGGGGCGGTGCGCTCCAGGCTGCTGATGATGCCCTCCGAGACGCTGAAATCCAGGCCGAACGGCGCGCCCATGGCGATGGCCTTGAGGCCCACGTCCAGTGCGGCGCTGTCGCCCAGCGGAATCGGCTGAATCAGGGTCCTGGGCAGCCCCTCGGCGCGGATCAGCGCCAGATCGAAGTCGGGGGCGCGGGCAATCACCTTCGCCTTGTACTCGGTCTTGTCGCCGTGCACGCGGATGGTGATCTCGCTGGCCCCGTCCACCACATGGTTGTTGGTGATGATGTCGCCCCCGCTGGAGACGAAGAAACCGCTGCCGGTGCCGGTCTGGGGCTGGGGCGTACCCATGTCGCCCAGCGGACTGTCGCCCTCACCAAAGGGGAACCCGAAGGGCATCTGCTCCTGCATCCGCTTGCGCAGCTGGGCCTGCGGACTGCTGCTGCTGTCCTCGGTCACGCTGACGTAGACCAGACCGCCCTGGCGCTGCTTGACCACGCCAACCGTGTTCGACTCGGACTCGGTGCGCGCCCGGCCATTGTTGTAGGTGTTCGACTGGGCCAGCGGCGACGCAGGGGGGGTGGCCAGCGCCTGCACCATCTGGCCCTGGGCCGGCTGGGACGCCGTGGCAGGCGAGGCGTTCAGGGCGGAAGAGCGGTCATTGATGCCGTAGCCCACGAACGCGCCGAGGGCCAGCGTACCCGACAGGGCCAGAATAGAAAGGTTCTTCTTCATGGCCACAGCATGCCGCCCGCCGGTTACACGGCGGTTAAAGCCCCAGCAGCAGAAAGCTCCCGGTCAGCGGAGACCGGGAGCCTGTGGGTTGTACCGGACGGATGTTGACCCGGACGTTACTTCTTGCGCTTGCCGCCGCCGCCGCCCGGCTTCTTGGGGCCGCCGGTGGTCGTGCGTTCCTTGGCGTCACGCATGAACGAGCGCAGCTTGGCCTCGAATTGCGGGCTCTGGCGCCCGATGGCGCGCGGGCGCGGCACCTCCTCGGGCTCTTCGAGCAGCTCCTTGATCGACAGGTCCAGGCGGCCCCGCTCGTCGCGGCCCAGCACCTTGACCTCGATGTTCTCGCCCTCGCGCACGTGGTCGTGGATGTTGCGCACGAACGAGTGGGCAATCTGCGAGATGTGAACGAGGCCCGTTTCGCCGTTCTCGAACTGGATAAACGCGCCGAAATCGGTCACACGGGTTACGCGGCCCTCGGCCACCGCGCCAGAATCAAGTTGCACTAAAGAAGTTCTCCTAGGGAAAGCATGGCTCACATGGTACACCATGCGGACGCGCCGCGAGTTGCTTCTCTGAGCTGAGGTTAATGTTGTGTGTGCGACTGCGTCTGGGCCGGTCAAAAACAGGAAGGCTCTCTGGTGCTGGGCAGCGTGGGCCGGGGCGCTGGGTATTCAGACCTCTGCCCGCGCCGCCCAGCGCGAGCGGCGGTAGTGCCGGACCTCGGCGGTCAGCAGAATGACCGTGTTGAGAAAGTAACTCAGGGTCAGCGCGGCGATCAGGCCGCCGCGCAGGGCACCCGAGGCCAGCAGCGGCAGCGCCGGGAACGTGGCCCCCCCGGCCAGCGGGGCCAGCGCCGCGACCGCCGCCGCCCACAGCAGCAGCAGCATGCCGCCCCAGGGGCTGCCCATCAGGCCGGTGCCCGGCAGCAGCAGGGTCAGCGCCCGGACCAGCGGGGCGCGGGCCTGGGCCGGGGTCAGGGGCGTGCGCGGCAGCAGCAGCGAGACCAGCATCGCGGCGGCCAGCAGGGCGGCCACCAGCAGCGCCCAGCCCAGGCGGGCGCTGCGGCCCGGCGCCGGGGTCAGCACCTGGGCCGGATTCAGCAGGGCCTGACGCAGCGTCACGCTCAGGTCACCGGTCACGGCGCGCGTCACGCTGCGCTGGTCCGGGTAGCACAGCCGGGACTGACCGGGGCGGTAGCTGCGCTGGAAGCTGGCGTCCGGCGTGTTGGGGTTCAGGCCCAGGTTGAACGCGGCGGCGCCCAGGTCGGGACGGCCGGTCAGGGCAGCGCGGTACTGCTCGCGGGCCTGGGCCTCGTCGCCACGCGCCTGCGAGATCGCGCCCAGGTTGTTCAGGGCGCAGGCGTCGGGCAGGGCCGCCGTGTAGATCTGCCGGGCCACCGCGTCATCACCGTCAAGCTGCGCTGCCAGACCGCTCAGCAGGGCGCTGTCGGGGCCGGGCCGCAGGTTCAGGTCACTCAGCCCGGCGCTGCCCCAGCCGCCGCCGTAGGTGCCGATGTTCAGCGCCGGGGCGCGCAGGGCCGCGCCGGCCAGGTTGGCCCACTGCCAGCCGCCCAGCGAGGCCACCAGCCCCGCCAGCAGCAGCGTCAGCAGCAGCCGCTCGCTCAGGGAGGCGTAGGCCACCGCAACGTACCGTGCCCGTGCCAGCGGCCGGCGCAGCCAGCCCAGCAGGCGCCCGCCCAGCGGCCGGGTGGCCAGCCCCTGGGGCCGCCAGGCCCGCAGCGTCACGGCCGCCAGCGCCGCACCCAGCGCCAGCAGCAGCGTCAGCGTCACCAGCCGCGCGGCGTCCCGCACGCTGCCCAGGCCGTCGGGTCCCAGGTTGTACAGCGTGCCGGCCCGCAGCGAGCGCGAGAACTGCCGCCATTCCTCGGCCTCCCCCGCGCGGCCCTGGGCCTCCAGGATGCCGGCGTAGCGCTCGTACAGTGCCGGACCACCCTCGAAGCGCGGGTGCAGCTCGCGGAGGTACGCCATCCAGGCGGCGGCGCGGGCCAGCCGGTTCTGGTTCAACAGCGTGCCCACGTACGCACTGGGGTTGCCGTACGCGGCCAGTGCCGTCCGGCCCACCGGCACGTCGGGATCTATCCCGCGTGAGGCGGCGTCGCGGCGGGCACGGTCCAGCGCCAGATCGGCGGCCGCCGGGTAGCCCGACGCGTCCAGTTGCGCGGCCAGCTGAACCCACGCCGGAAACGGCAGGGAGGTGCCCAGCGCCCGCCGCACGGCGCTGAGGGCCGCGTAGCTGTCGCCCTGGGCGCGGCGCTGTCCGGCCAGACGAAGCAGCAGGAATGGGTTGGTGGG
This window harbors:
- a CDS encoding [LysW]-aminoadipate kinase, translated to MIVVKVGGSAGIDYDAVCSDLAARWKAGERLILVHGGSGETNRVAEALGHPPKFVTSPSGYTSRFTDRQTLEIFEMVYCGKINKGIVERLQRLGVNAVGLSGLDGRIFEGRHKDSVRAVENGKVKVLRGDHTGTVERVNTGLIELLLTAGYLPVLTPPASSYEGVAINVDGDRAAAALAVALKAEALLLLSNVPGLLREYPDEASLIRQIPAGNVEAYLEFAQDRMKKKVLGAAEAVAGGVQRVIFGDARAGQPITAALNGAGTVVS
- a CDS encoding YbjQ family protein; the encoded protein is MDPLLITTTNELEGYRVTRQLGVVRGLTVRSRSVLGNLGASLQTMLGGNITLYSELAEKARQEAFDLMVQHAQERGANAILAMRYDANEITDGVTEVLAYGTAAVVEPR
- a CDS encoding S1C family serine protease; the encoded protein is MKKNLSILALSGTLALGAFVGYGINDRSSALNASPATASQPAQGQMVQALATPPASPLAQSNTYNNGRARTESESNTVGVVKQRQGGLVYVSVTEDSSSSPQAQLRKRMQEQMPFGFPFGEGDSPLGDMGTPQPQTGTGSGFFVSSGGDIITNNHVVDGASEITIRVHGDKTEYKAKVIARAPDFDLALIRAEGLPRTLIQPIPLGDSAALDVGLKAIAMGAPFGLDFSVSEGIISSLERTAPVGMQGIKQSLIQTDAAINPGNSGGPLLNSAGEVIGVNTQILTGGAGQSAGVGFAIPVNTVKKLLPQLQAGKGGVVQPPRMGITFTDVSGLSAQQREAAGLPENGALVQSVVPGSPAANARLQAGSNERIKLTNPATGQTSSVSTDGDLITAIDGQPISDDNSLQSAVLGKSVGDSVQLTVQRGGETREVTVNLGDVTFPKAQQP
- a CDS encoding S1 RNA-binding domain-containing protein — encoded protein: MVYHVSHAFPRRTSLVQLDSGAVAEGRVTRVTDFGAFIQFENGETGLVHISQIAHSFVRNIHDHVREGENIEVKVLGRDERGRLDLSIKELLEEPEEVPRPRAIGRQSPQFEAKLRSFMRDAKERTTTGGPKKPGGGGGKRKK